The Fundidesulfovibrio magnetotacticus genome includes the window GTGCTGGACGAGGTGCCCGAGGACATCCTGCTCCTGGACCGCCAGGGCCGCGTGGTGGACGTGAACCGCAACGTGGCCCTTCGCCGGGGCGCGCCCAAGGAGGAACTCCTGGGCAAGCCCTGCTGGGACGTGCAGGCCGTGCGCGACGACATGCCCTTCTGCCACCCCGAGACCAGGGACTGCCCCTTCCACCAGGCCCTGCGCACCGGCCGCAAGGCCGAATCCCTGGAGACCAGGGTGAGCAAGGAGGGCAGGCTCCTCTATTTCCGCGAGTACGCCTATCCAATCTTCGACGCCTCCGGGGGCATCTCCCACGTGATGGTCATGCGCCGCGACATCACCTCGCGCACCGAGTCCGAGAAGCGCGCCCAGCAGACCGAGAAGGTGGGCGTGGTGGAACGGCTCTCGGCCTACATGGCCCACGAGATCCGCAATCCGCTCTTCGCCATCGGCGGGTTCACCAACGCCCTGCTCAAATCGCCCAACCTGAGCGAACGCGAGCGCGAGAAGGTGCGCATCATCCTGGAGGAGACGGCCAAGCTGGACCGCATCCTCAAAGAGATGATAGGGTTCTCCCGGCCCGGCTCGGAACAGCCCGGGGAGGTGGACGCCGCGAGCGTGGCCCGCGAGGCCGTGGAGGTGCTGCGCGCCGGCTTCCTGCCCGCCGGGGTGGAGATCGCCCTGCGCCTGGAGGAGGCCCTGCCCCGGGTGAAGGCCCACGAGGAGACCCTGCGCCGGGCCATGATGCATCTGGTGACAAACGCCCTGGAGGCCATGGACGGACCGGGCCTCGTGGAGGTGTCGGCCGGGCTTTCGGCCGGTAACGTGATGCTGTCCGTCCGCGACACGGGCCGGGGCATGTCGCAGGAGACGCTGGAGCGGGTGTTCAGCCCGTTCTTCACGGGCAAGGGGCTGGGCAAGGGCAAGGGCTACGGCCTGGGCCTGGCGCTCATCCGCAAGGCCGTGGAGGACTGGGGAGGCCGGGTGGAAGTGGCCAGCCGCGAAGGCGCGGGCACCACGGTGTCGCTGGTGCTGCCGCCCGCCCTGGCACTGCCTTAGGATCGCGCCGGGCGGGACGCGCGGGCGTTCCCGGGCAAGGGCCAGGGCGCTGCAACCGTCCGCGAAGTCGCCGTTCTTCCCGTTGCCGAGGCCCCTACGGGGCCGACCGCGCCGGGCCGGACAAGCAAACATGAGGAAGTGGGAATGGTCGCGAATCTGGTGGACATGGCCAAGCTGGTGGAACGCATGGAAGGGGACCAGGACCTCATCAACGAGGTCTTCGACATGTTCGTGGAGGAGGCCCCGGCGCGCCGCGTGAAGTTCCAGGCCGCCCTGGCCGGGCAGGACGCGCAGGCCGTGGTCATGCTGGCCCATTCGCTCAAGGGCGCGAGCGGCACGCTGCACTGCGAGCCCCTGCGCCAGGCCTGTTTCGAGCTGGAGCACGCCGCCCGCGCCGCGGACCAGGAGCAGGTGTCGGCGCTCACGCCGCCCGTTCTGGATCTGCTGGAAAAGACCGCCGCCTGGATGGCTGCGTATCGCAAACAGGGGGCGTGAATCCGGCCCCCTAAATATCCCGCGGCCGCAATCCGGTATGCTTTGCGATGCGGGCCAACATGCGCGGCCCGATCTCCTCGTCGTCCCCGAAGGGAAACACATAGTGAGGCCACCCCTCGCGGACAAGAACCTTGTGGGATGTTCCTTTTCGAGCCCGGATACCCCATCCGATTCTGCACAGCGCCGCGAGCACGCGCCTGCCTTTCGAGGAGGCCCAGATCACGCGAAGCAGAGGGTTTCGCGCGTCTCCAGCGAGGCCTCGCCGTGTTCGATTCGCTCGGCCAGCACCCGAAGCGCCAGGGCCACGGCCATGTTGTAGGCCTCGCGCTGGGTGGCCCCGTAGGCCATCACTCCGGGAATCTCGGGGATTTCGGCGATGTAGCGCCCGTCCTCCTCTCGATCGAACTCAACAGTGTATCGCATGGGATGCTCCTTGGAGTTTTCCTTAACGCGCCTTGTGCGCGGGGTAAAGCGGGGGCGTGAATCCGGCCGGTTCCGCCAAAGTCCGTCAAGGGAAATTATCGTAACCGCCGCGTGCGCAGTTTTCGTAACCGGAGCGCGTCACGCATTTCACATGCCCGCCCGGCGCGGCTTCCCGGCCGCCTCGGCGCATGGCACACGCCTTGCTTTCACCCGCCCGCGCCGTCAGGCGCCTCCCCCGGCCGGGCACGCGGCCCGCTCCGGGAGATCACCAAGCGCGATCAACCGGCCATGCGCCGGAAAAGGTGAGGGCACCATGTTCCAGTTAGAAGGCGGCAGCGCCTCCCCGGCCATCTTCGAGCGCCCCCGCGTCCACGGACGCTTCCTCTTCCTGGGCGACAAGAAGTTCTTCATCAAGGGCGTCACCTACGGTCCGTTCCCCGAGAACGAGAACGGCGAGCCCCTGCCCGAGCCCGAGCGCGTGGCCGAGGATTTCCGCCTCATGCGCTCCATCGGCGTGAACACCATCCGCGTCT containing:
- a CDS encoding two-component system sensor histidine kinase NtrB, encoding MSPERLPDGYCLWELEDSAFCVGIMGTGPGFLSILDIIFNPAVADFLPPMTLAALAEPGPEREKLGDPRVEGLPVYETHQEMLRAHPDINLLIELVGKRHKVKSIVAGLPGHVSFIDHTASFFLCALNKFAAISARCQLNLDNQRVLVQAVLDEVPEDILLLDRQGRVVDVNRNVALRRGAPKEELLGKPCWDVQAVRDDMPFCHPETRDCPFHQALRTGRKAESLETRVSKEGRLLYFREYAYPIFDASGGISHVMVMRRDITSRTESEKRAQQTEKVGVVERLSAYMAHEIRNPLFAIGGFTNALLKSPNLSEREREKVRIILEETAKLDRILKEMIGFSRPGSEQPGEVDAASVAREAVEVLRAGFLPAGVEIALRLEEALPRVKAHEETLRRAMMHLVTNALEAMDGPGLVEVSAGLSAGNVMLSVRDTGRGMSQETLERVFSPFFTGKGLGKGKGYGLGLALIRKAVEDWGGRVEVASREGAGTTVSLVLPPALALP
- a CDS encoding Hpt domain-containing protein, producing the protein MVANLVDMAKLVERMEGDQDLINEVFDMFVEEAPARRVKFQAALAGQDAQAVVMLAHSLKGASGTLHCEPLRQACFELEHAARAADQEQVSALTPPVLDLLEKTAAWMAAYRKQGA
- a CDS encoding type II toxin-antitoxin system HicA family toxin, with product MIWASSKGRRVLAALCRIGWGIRARKGTSHKVLVREGWPHYVFPFGDDEEIGPRMLARIAKHTGLRPRDI
- a CDS encoding type II toxin-antitoxin system HicB family antitoxin, translated to MRYTVEFDREEDGRYIAEIPEIPGVMAYGATQREAYNMAVALALRVLAERIEHGEASLETRETLCFA